From Anopheles coluzzii chromosome 3, AcolN3, whole genome shotgun sequence, the proteins below share one genomic window:
- the LOC120955777 gene encoding transcription factor SPT20 homolog isoform X3: MANLCKKMRRRSRMKVLKILQSFSQGTFIAFLLLFFGVNCMGEPGYLDFDNLPETNFTCAGKVIGGYYADLEASCQMFHVCTIGQGDEPMDIKFLCLNGTVFDQETRVCERVDEVDCSKSEKFYYLNLELYGNTIIPSPDDGSSEEESEGSDSSSTTSTTTTTTTTTTTTTPKPPATTTPSRRFVFNNGNSKGFTQPISSSTIATPTHAFSSTSGKPPSDEEDYEYEDEEYPDDSKSADQDSVVVPALEEGGSFSPQQFTLQQQQQGNQPKTEPPTKAGGVKPAVSFQQQHFQNGGTLAVTNSHVTVTTHTTSNGGGVSGGPPSSNGDNGGATPPAGSGTKPKAQPSQPPLTHKQKQQLEHQRRQQQEQLLQQQAITKQHEELQKRQQEAAVKQQQKALQQQQKQVQQHEAEIKNHQALLLLHTQKINRQQQKQQNVPSSAAPPATQRLPFATGVGASGFGSNQPQQQQQQQQQTQAPKRIPLLASSSPLALPSPASPLTPFRLRAQGFKLPQSVAPQMSPQQRQDILRQQQQQQQQQHHQHHHQQQQQEERFEGYRRQPPPQYPVRFQVPLHLPFEQQLRNQKDISLQFDPDVEDLTQIPQHKELKRSDPPFHQHHGKGTPTASKEQTPIATGERKADSGHQSQAEQEQQQDPVVEYEYDEDYSSEADESEQGNPTLDSVKSNTNSEFVIAKNASPGKTGEDRYQKEHGTAVSRSDSERTNTNPSANSSSSNRVTSNKSSSSSSNSGSSVSSNDRSSKKLPSGGGGGTVTTSNTSRFIINNEHHKSSSSSPPRVQPSARVGVSPVTPGHPKVIVTTSTSIRDNHGRTINYSITSNGGSISSTAASTPSQPGTTVRPKPGTVKGYDEYKESDVLSDPFYLDVPRHRTRTRRSLRNVGSTGSRRKRYILLVPRFM; this comes from the exons ATGCGGCGACGATCCAGAATGAAGGTTCTAAAGATACTGCAGTCCTTTTCGCAAG GGACGTTCATTgcgtttttgctgcttttcttCGGCGTGAACTGTATGGGTGAACCGGGG TACCTTGACTTTGATAATCTTCCGGAGACTAATTTTACCTGCGCCGGCAAAGTGATCGGAGGATACTATGCCGATCTGGAAGCGTCCTGCCAGATGTTTCACGTGTGCACCATCGGGCAGGGGGACGAGCCGATGGACATCAAGTTCCTGTGCCTGAACGGGACGGTGTTCGACCAGGAGACGCGCGTTTGCGAGCGCGTCGACGAGGTCGATTGCTCCAAGTCGGAGAAGTTTTACTATCTCAATCTGGAGCTGTACGGTAACACCATCATACCTTCACCAGATG ATGGCAGCTCGGAGGAAGAGAGCGAAGGAAGCGATTCCTCATCTACCACCAGCACGACGACTACAACTACTACCACGACGACCACCACTACGCCCAAGCCGCCAGCGACGACCACCCCATCCAGACGGTTCGTTTTCAACAACGGCAACAGCAAGGGCTTCACACAGCCCATCTCATCCTCCACGATCGCGACACCGACGCACGCGTTCTCGAGCACCTCCGGCAAACCCCCGTCGGACGAGGAGGACTACGAGTATGAGGACGAGGAGTACCCGGACGACAGCAAGTCCGCCGATCAGGATTCGGTCGTCGTGCCCGCCCTGGAGGAAGGCGGCAGCTTCTCGCCGCAACAGTTCAcgctgcagcaacagcagcagggcaATCAACCAAAAACGGAACCGCCAACCAAAGCCGGTGGCGTCAAGCCGGCCGTatccttccagcagcagcacttccAGAACGGGGGCACGCTGGCCGTTACAAACTCGCACGTTACGGTCACCACCCACACCACGAGCAATGGTGGAGGTGTCAGCGGCGGTCCACCTTCTAGTAACGGTGATAATGGTGGAGCTACACCGCCCGCCGGCAGTGGCACGAAGCCCAAAGCCCAACCGTCGCAACCTCCGCTGACACACAAACAGAAGCAACAGCTGGAGCATCAGCGgcgccagcagcaggagcagctaCTCCAACAGCAAGCCATCACCAAGCAGCACGAGGAGCTGCAGAAACGCCAACAGGAGGCGGCcgtcaagcagcagcagaaagcactgcagcagcagcagaagcaggtcCAGCAGCACGAAGCCGAGATCAAGAACCATCAGGCACTGTTACTACTGCACACGCAGAAGATTAACcgacagcagcagaagcaacagAATGTACCCTCGTCCGCAGCACCACCCGCCACGCAGCGTTTACCGTTCGCGACCGGGGTTGGTGCGAGCGGATTTGGATCGAatcagccacagcagcagcagcagcagcagcaacaaacacaagcaccaaAGAGAATACCGCTGCTTGCCTCATCGTCACCGCTAGCGCTGCCTTCGCCTGCCTCCCCGCTGACACCGTTCCGCTTGAGGGCTCAGGGTTTCAAGCTACCACAGTCGGTGGCTCCTCAAATGTCACCCCAGCAGCGGCAGGATATACTacgccagcaacagcaacagcagcagcagcaacaccatcaacatcatcaccagcagcagcagcaggaggaacGCTTCGAAGGATACCGAAGACAACCACCGCCTCAG TATCCGGTTCGTTTTCAGGTACCGCTGCATCTACCcttcgagcagcagctgcgcAATCAGAAGGACATCTCGCTACAGTTCGACCCGGACGTAGAGGATCTGACGCAGATCCCCCAGCACAAGGAGCTGAAGCGTTCGGATCCACCCTTCCACCAGCATCACGGCAAGGGGACGCCGACGGCCAGCAAGGAGCAAACGCCGATCGCTACCGGTGAGCGTAAGGCGGACAGTGGACACCAATCGCAAGCTGAGCAGGAGCAACAGCAGGACCCGGTGGTAGAGTACGAGTATGACGAGGATTACAGTTCCGAGGCGGATGAGTCGGAGCAGGGCAATCCTACCCTAGATAGCGTTAAGTCAAACACCAATAGTGAATTTGTTATCGCCAAGAATGCATCGCCCGGCAAGACGGGTGAGGATCGCTACCAGAAGGAGCACGGCACGGCCGTGTCGAGAAGTGATAGCGAGCGAACTAATACTAATCCTAGCGCAAATAGTTCTAGCAGTAATAGAGTGACTAGTAATAagagtagtagcagcagcagtaataGTGGTAGTAGCGTTAGTAGTAACGATCGTAGCTCTAAGAAACTCCCGAgcggaggaggtggtggtacCGTCACCACCAGCAACACTAGTAGGTTTATCATCAACAATGAGCACcacaagagcagcagcagttcgccACCGCGCGTCCAGCCGTCGGCCCGGGTCGGTGTTTCGCCGGTAACGCCCGGCCATCCGAAGGTGATCGTCACCACCAGTACCTCCATCCGGGACAATCACGGCCGTACGATCAACTACTCGATCACGAGCAATGGTGGTTCCATCTCGAGCACTGCCGCCAGCACGCCATCGCAGCCCGGCACAACAGTGCGTCCGAAGCCGGGCACGGTCAAGGGGTACGACGAGTACAAGGAGAGTGACGTACTAAGCGATCCGTTCTATCTGGACGTGCCGCGCCATCGTACCCGTACTAGGCGATCGTTAAGGAACGTGGGATCAACGGGTTCGCGCCGGAAGCGCTACATACTGCTCGTTCCTCGTTTCATGTAG